In Nocardia sputorum, a single genomic region encodes these proteins:
- a CDS encoding CobW family GTP-binding protein, protein MADRIPVVLVAGFLGSGKTTLLNHLLRDNRGTRIGVVVNDFGAINIDSMLVAGQVDAMVSLGNGCVCCAVDVTELDELFARLTQPRAGIDVIVVEASGLAEPRNLIRMVLGSDNPRLRYGGLVEVVDAEQFPQSSARHPELRTHLRLADLVVVNKADRVAPERLARLRADIAALVGSVPVYATTYGRIDPGLLFDEPLRARPAVAEQLSFDELLIEHDHEDHAGHRHLHDDYTSVSFASGRALDPRKLIGFLEDPPAGLFRAKGFAAFGVADERRKFVLQMVGRHIVFEPGTWSRGESRGAQLVLIGAGLHTDTALARLRDTVHDTAEPLDAQSMLGVRRYTPH, encoded by the coding sequence ATGGCTGACCGGATTCCTGTTGTGCTCGTCGCGGGGTTTCTCGGTTCCGGGAAGACCACGCTGCTCAACCATTTGCTCCGGGACAACCGGGGAACCCGGATCGGCGTGGTGGTCAACGACTTCGGGGCGATCAACATCGACTCGATGCTGGTCGCCGGACAGGTCGACGCCATGGTCTCGCTCGGCAACGGCTGCGTGTGCTGCGCGGTCGACGTCACCGAACTGGACGAGCTCTTCGCCCGGCTCACCCAGCCGCGCGCCGGGATAGACGTGATCGTGGTGGAAGCCAGCGGCCTGGCCGAGCCGCGCAACCTCATCCGGATGGTGCTCGGCAGCGACAATCCGCGCCTGCGCTACGGCGGGCTGGTCGAAGTGGTCGACGCCGAACAGTTCCCGCAGAGCAGCGCCCGCCACCCGGAACTGCGCACCCATCTGCGGCTGGCCGATCTGGTGGTGGTGAACAAGGCCGATCGGGTCGCGCCCGAGCGGCTCGCCCGGCTGCGCGCGGACATCGCGGCGCTGGTCGGTTCGGTGCCGGTGTACGCCACCACCTACGGCCGGATCGATCCGGGGCTGCTGTTCGACGAACCGCTGCGCGCGCGCCCGGCAGTGGCCGAGCAGCTGAGTTTCGACGAACTGCTCATCGAGCACGACCACGAGGACCACGCCGGGCACCGTCATCTGCACGACGACTACACCAGCGTCTCGTTCGCCAGCGGACGAGCGTTGGACCCGCGCAAGTTGATCGGCTTCCTGGAGGACCCGCCCGCGGGATTGTTCCGGGCCAAAGGGTTCGCCGCCTTCGGCGTGGCCGACGAACGCAGGAAGTTCGTCCTGCAGATGGTCGGCCGTCACATCGTCTTCGAGCCGGGCACCTGGTCGCGCGGCGAGTCACGAGGCGCGCAGCTGGTGCTCATCGGGGCGGGCCTGCACACCGACACGGCCCTGGCCCGGCTGCGCGACACCGTGCACGACACCGCCGAACCGCTCGACGCCCAGAGCATGCTCGGCGTGCGGCGCTACACGCCGCACTGA
- a CDS encoding AraC family transcriptional regulator: MGTDQVLLHRFVISQLIAAGLDRDLLLRESGLPEWTMAGDDLHLPSQTFSRLWEIGEHELGDPDVALNVASRYQLTCLGLYDYLFSSAPTLGAGLATCGPYVTAVTTNHRFDLVAENDDEVTLYLDMIDGEGRGRDLTQLWGLSAVLSRARRVVREPLAPVRVSLRQHAPAKIGTFVEVFGTTAIEFGAPVDAMTFRAADMDRPLTTSDPVLAGILQPLAAALPPPPPLATAWPERVAAALADCLDEGDASLERVARRLATSPRTLQRRLREAGTTWRAELDRARGTRWVAATATGPLSPARQAEILGYSDPGSLRRAARRWSPAASVPRVEQTFTASGTARRSTRTSRPRSPGNPSCW; the protein is encoded by the coding sequence ATGGGAACCGACCAGGTCTTGCTCCACCGATTCGTCATCTCGCAACTCATCGCGGCCGGCCTCGACCGCGACCTGCTGCTGCGGGAATCCGGGTTGCCGGAGTGGACCATGGCCGGCGACGACCTGCACCTGCCCAGCCAGACGTTCTCCCGGCTGTGGGAGATCGGTGAACACGAACTCGGCGACCCGGACGTCGCCCTGAATGTGGCCAGCCGCTACCAGCTCACCTGTCTGGGTCTGTACGACTACCTGTTCTCCTCGGCGCCGACGCTGGGCGCCGGATTGGCGACTTGCGGGCCGTACGTCACCGCGGTGACCACCAACCACCGATTCGACCTGGTCGCGGAGAACGATGACGAGGTCACCCTGTATCTCGACATGATCGACGGGGAAGGCCGCGGCCGCGATCTCACCCAGCTGTGGGGCCTCAGCGCGGTGCTCAGCCGGGCGCGGCGGGTGGTGCGCGAACCGCTGGCCCCGGTGCGGGTCTCGTTGCGCCAGCACGCCCCCGCCAAGATCGGCACCTTCGTCGAGGTCTTCGGCACCACCGCGATCGAGTTCGGCGCGCCGGTGGACGCCATGACCTTCCGCGCCGCGGACATGGACCGGCCGTTGACGACCAGCGACCCGGTTCTGGCCGGCATTCTCCAGCCCTTGGCCGCCGCGCTGCCGCCACCGCCACCGCTGGCCACCGCCTGGCCGGAGCGCGTCGCGGCCGCCTTGGCGGACTGCTTGGACGAAGGCGACGCGTCTTTGGAGCGGGTGGCGCGCAGACTGGCCACCAGCCCGCGCACGCTGCAGCGGCGGTTGCGCGAGGCGGGTACCACGTGGCGCGCGGAGCTGGACCGGGCGCGCGGCACGCGGTGGGTCGCCGCGACCGCCACCGGTCCGCTGAGCCCGGCGCGCCAGGCGGAGATCCTCGGCTACTCCGACCCGGGATCGTTGCGGCGAGCGGCTCGGCGGTGGTCGCCTGCCGCGTCCGTGCCGCGGGTCGAGCAGACGTTCACTGCCTCAGGAACCGCGCGGCGATCGACCAGAACGTCGCGTCCTCGATCGCCCGGAAATCCCAGCTGTTGGTGA
- a CDS encoding molybdenum cofactor biosynthesis protein MoaE produces MTTAEATVRLARISDQPLDPAQVEEAVTGPHYGAVVVFTGKVRDHDGGQAVSALEYSAHPQAERFLRTVCAEVAAAHGLPVAAVHRVGSLGIGDRAIVVAVAAAHRGAAFTACAELVDRIKHEVPIWKRQLFADGLSEWVNACG; encoded by the coding sequence ATGACAACGGCTGAGGCCACGGTCCGGCTCGCCCGGATCAGCGACCAGCCGCTCGACCCAGCGCAGGTCGAGGAGGCGGTCACCGGACCGCACTACGGCGCGGTCGTGGTGTTCACCGGGAAGGTCCGCGATCACGACGGGGGACAAGCGGTTTCGGCCCTGGAATACTCCGCGCACCCGCAAGCGGAGCGTTTCCTGCGCACCGTTTGCGCGGAAGTCGCCGCGGCGCACGGCTTGCCGGTCGCGGCCGTGCACCGCGTCGGCTCGCTCGGCATCGGGGACCGCGCGATCGTCGTCGCGGTGGCGGCGGCGCATCGCGGCGCGGCCTTCACGGCGTGCGCGGAACTGGTGGATCGGATCAAGCACGAAGTCCCGATCTGGAAGCGGCAGCTGTTCGCCGACGGCCTGTCCGAATGGGTGAACGCCTGCGGGTGA
- the moaCB gene encoding bifunctional molybdenum cofactor biosynthesis protein MoaC/MoaB — protein MSELSHVDHEGRARMVDVSEKSDTTRIAVAAGELRTTAEVVALVRADDMPKADVLSTARIAGIAGAKKTSELIPLCHQLALSSVRVEFGFTDTAITIEATAKTKGPTGVEMEALTAVAVAGLTLHDMVKAVDPAATLDGVRLLAKEGGKRGHWERPADEAPAEIEAVTSEELPLDEVDAEPDTPEYAEVEFAEEERSAVVLVASTGVAAGTREDTTGPVLVDWLTGLGFSVRGPLVYADAEIEFGLADALRFEPALVVSTGGTGASPTDATPEATLALLDRELPGVAEAIRQRGTAKFPLAALSRGVAGLAGRSVIVNLPGSPGGVRDGIAVLEPLLDHLLAQVAGGGSHDNG, from the coding sequence ATGAGCGAGTTGTCCCATGTCGACCACGAAGGCCGCGCCCGCATGGTGGACGTGAGCGAGAAGAGCGACACCACCCGGATCGCCGTCGCGGCAGGCGAGTTGCGCACCACGGCCGAGGTGGTCGCGCTGGTGCGAGCCGACGACATGCCGAAGGCTGACGTGCTGTCCACCGCCCGGATCGCGGGCATCGCGGGGGCGAAGAAGACCTCCGAACTGATCCCGCTGTGCCATCAGCTGGCGCTGTCGTCGGTGCGCGTCGAGTTCGGTTTCACCGACACCGCCATCACGATCGAGGCCACCGCCAAGACCAAGGGCCCCACGGGCGTCGAGATGGAAGCGCTGACCGCGGTGGCGGTCGCCGGATTGACCTTGCACGACATGGTGAAGGCCGTCGACCCCGCGGCGACGCTGGACGGCGTGCGGCTGCTCGCCAAAGAAGGCGGCAAGCGCGGGCACTGGGAGCGCCCGGCCGACGAAGCCCCCGCGGAAATCGAGGCGGTGACCAGCGAAGAACTTCCCCTCGACGAGGTGGATGCCGAGCCGGACACCCCCGAGTACGCCGAGGTGGAGTTCGCCGAGGAGGAACGCTCGGCGGTGGTGCTGGTCGCCTCGACCGGTGTCGCGGCGGGCACCCGCGAGGACACCACCGGGCCGGTGCTCGTGGACTGGCTGACCGGTCTCGGCTTCTCGGTGCGTGGCCCGCTGGTCTACGCCGACGCCGAGATCGAATTCGGCTTGGCCGACGCGCTGCGTTTCGAACCCGCGCTCGTCGTCAGCACCGGCGGGACCGGCGCCTCCCCCACCGACGCGACCCCGGAGGCCACCCTCGCGCTGCTCGACCGCGAACTGCCCGGTGTGGCCGAGGCGATCCGGCAGCGCGGCACCGCGAAGTTCCCGCTGGCGGCGCTGAGCCGGGGCGTGGCGGGGCTCGCCGGACGCTCGGTGATCGTGAATCTGCCCGGCTCGCCGGGCGGCGTCCGAGACGGCATCGCGGTGCTCGAACCGCTGCTGGATCATCTGCTCGCACAAGTCGCCGGAGGTGGAAGTCATGACAACGGCTGA
- a CDS encoding molybdopterin molybdotransferase MoeA produces MNPRPAGVSAEPVDDYRDSIEQLLRPLAARTVETVAVASALGRQLAEDVRSPIDLPVFRNSAMDGYAVRAESVLVAPVTLPLAGVVAAGAAGRTPLPRGAAMKVMTGAPVPPGADCVVPVEDASVGDGTVTIERGRSAGEFVREPGTDVRTGDLLVRAGARLAPRHVAALAAVGLSAVAVFRAVRGAVITTGDELVAAGKPLRPGQIYNSNGIALAAALAANGVEVVSVAHSTDDPARFRALLSAATEHADVVFTSGGVSKGDFEVVKDVLEPMGGRFGSVAMQPGGPQGLTVVDGVPVLSFPGNPVSTMVSFEVFARPILRHLAGLPTVDTYELPLVGAVPRSPEGKRQFLRGKLIRGHPGEPPAQGQPRAVEVASGPGSHLVAAMAQADVLIDVPAEVTALPAGALVRVWLL; encoded by the coding sequence ATGAACCCTCGGCCCGCCGGCGTCTCGGCCGAGCCCGTCGACGACTACCGCGACAGCATCGAACAGCTGCTGCGGCCCCTGGCCGCGCGCACGGTGGAGACCGTCGCGGTGGCGTCGGCGCTGGGCAGGCAATTGGCCGAGGACGTCCGTTCGCCGATCGACCTGCCGGTCTTCCGCAACTCCGCGATGGACGGTTACGCGGTGCGCGCCGAATCGGTGCTGGTCGCGCCGGTCACCCTGCCCTTGGCCGGCGTGGTCGCGGCAGGCGCGGCGGGCCGGACGCCGCTGCCGCGGGGCGCGGCGATGAAGGTGATGACCGGCGCGCCGGTCCCGCCCGGCGCGGACTGCGTCGTGCCGGTGGAGGACGCCAGCGTGGGCGACGGCACGGTGACCATCGAACGCGGCCGCAGCGCAGGGGAATTCGTGCGGGAACCGGGCACCGATGTCCGGACCGGCGATCTGCTCGTGCGGGCGGGCGCCCGGCTCGCCCCCCGGCACGTCGCCGCCCTCGCCGCGGTCGGCTTATCCGCGGTGGCGGTCTTCCGCGCGGTGCGCGGTGCGGTGATCACCACCGGCGACGAGCTGGTGGCGGCCGGAAAACCGCTGCGTCCCGGGCAGATCTACAACTCCAACGGCATCGCCCTCGCCGCGGCGCTGGCGGCCAACGGCGTCGAGGTCGTCTCGGTGGCGCACAGCACCGACGATCCGGCGCGTTTCCGCGCGCTGCTGTCGGCGGCGACCGAGCACGCCGACGTGGTGTTCACCTCCGGCGGGGTGTCCAAGGGCGACTTCGAGGTGGTCAAGGACGTGCTCGAGCCGATGGGCGGGCGGTTCGGCTCGGTCGCGATGCAACCGGGCGGTCCGCAGGGGCTGACCGTCGTCGACGGGGTACCGGTGCTCAGCTTCCCCGGCAATCCGGTCAGCACGATGGTGTCCTTCGAGGTGTTCGCCCGCCCGATACTGCGTCACCTCGCCGGTCTGCCCACGGTGGACACCTATGAGCTTCCCCTGGTCGGCGCGGTGCCGCGCTCGCCGGAGGGCAAGCGTCAGTTCCTGCGCGGCAAGCTGATCCGCGGGCATCCGGGTGAACCGCCCGCGCAGGGGCAGCCGCGGGCGGTCGAGGTTGCGTCCGGTCCGGGCTCGCATCTGGTGGCGGCGATGGCGCAGGCCGACGTGCTGATCGATGTGCCCGCCGAGGTCACCGCGCTGCCCGCCGGGGCGCTTGTGCGAGTGTGGTTGTTATGA